CCATCTTCAGGATCGTTTCCTTGAGCCGTTTCAATTCGTCTTCAAAGATCATTATCCGAACCTCCCCGTCACATAATCCTCTGTGAGCTTTTCAGACGGCGCGGTAAAGATCCTGTCCGTCTTGTCGAACTCGATGAGTTCTCCGAGCATCAAGAACCCCGTCCAGTCTGAAATCCTCGCAGCCTGCTGCATATTATGGGTAACGATAATTATCGTGACCTTCTTTTTGAGCTGAATGAGAAGTTCCTCGATCTTTCCCGTCGATATCGGATCGAGTGCCGATGTCGGCTCGTCAAAGAGCAACACCTCCGGCTCAACGGCCAGGGCCCTCGCGATGACGAGCCTCTGCTGCTGCCCTCCGGAGAGTTCATAGGCGCTGACGCCCAGTTTGTCTTTCACTTCATCCCAGATCGCTGCGTTCTTCAGTGCCCTTTCGACCTTTTCCGAAAGGTCGGAACGCCTCTTCACTCCCCTCAGTCTGAGACCATAGGCTATGTTGTCAAATATCGTCATAGGGAACGGGGTCGGCTTCTGAAATACCATCCCGATGTTGCTCCTGAGGCCGATAAGATCAACGCCGTCTGAGAGGATGTCTCTGCCCTGAAAGATTATTTCTCCCTCGTACCGG
This genomic interval from Thermodesulfovibrionales bacterium contains the following:
- the pstB gene encoding phosphate ABC transporter ATP-binding protein PstB, whose translation is MTENVELETRNLNFYYNGNVHALKQINVIAYKNAVTALIGPSGCGKTTLLRCFNRMHDLYPKNRYEGEIIFQGRDILSDGVDLIGLRSNIGMVFQKPTPFPMTIFDNIAYGLRLRGVKRRSDLSEKVERALKNAAIWDEVKDKLGVSAYELSGGQQQRLVIARALAVEPEVLLFDEPTSALDPISTGKIEELLIQLKKKVTIIIVTHNMQQAARISDWTGFLMLGELIEFDKTDRIFTAPSEKLTEDYVTGRFG